In one Achromobacter spanius genomic region, the following are encoded:
- the gspF gene encoding type II secretion system inner membrane protein GspF translates to MPSYRFEATDALGKIVRGTIDADTERGARNQLRGRGLLPLSTASAARTEGLGASLRTRLSDADLAWLTRQLASLLAARLPLDAALSATLEQAEKKHIAATLGAVRDDVRAGHRLSTALAARPRDFPEIYRALIGAGEESGDLAQVMEKLADYIEERNTLRSKVMTAFIYPAVVASVSVIIVIFLLGYVVPQVVSAFSQAKQQLPMLTRVMLALSDYVREWGMVTGVAVALAIVLWRYTLRAPAARRAWHARVLRLPLMGRFVLGVNAARFASTLAILCGSGVALLTALEAARRTLGNDVLRQAVDEASARVREGAALASSLGAQKVFPSLLVHLIASGEKTGRLPELLDRGAQNLSRDLERRAMAMTALLEPALILLMGGFVLLIVLAVMMPILEMNQLIR, encoded by the coding sequence ATGCCTTCCTACCGTTTCGAAGCCACTGACGCGCTGGGCAAAATCGTGCGTGGCACGATCGACGCCGACACCGAGCGCGGCGCCCGCAACCAGTTGCGCGGCCGTGGCCTGCTGCCCTTGTCGACAGCGTCGGCCGCGCGCACCGAAGGCCTGGGCGCCAGCCTGCGCACCCGCCTGTCGGATGCCGACCTGGCCTGGCTGACGCGCCAACTGGCCAGCCTGCTGGCGGCGCGCCTGCCGCTGGATGCCGCGCTTTCCGCGACGCTTGAACAAGCGGAGAAAAAACACATTGCGGCAACGCTTGGCGCCGTGCGCGACGATGTGCGCGCCGGTCACCGCCTGTCCACGGCACTGGCCGCCCGGCCCCGCGACTTTCCCGAGATCTACCGCGCCCTGATCGGCGCGGGCGAAGAGTCCGGCGACCTGGCGCAAGTGATGGAAAAGCTGGCGGACTACATCGAAGAGCGCAACACCTTGCGCAGCAAGGTCATGACGGCCTTCATCTACCCGGCGGTGGTTGCCAGCGTGTCGGTCATCATCGTGATCTTCCTGCTGGGCTATGTGGTGCCGCAGGTGGTGTCGGCGTTCAGCCAGGCCAAGCAGCAATTGCCGATGCTGACCCGCGTGATGCTGGCCTTGTCGGACTATGTGCGCGAATGGGGCATGGTGACGGGCGTGGCCGTGGCCTTGGCCATTGTGCTGTGGCGCTACACGCTGCGCGCGCCCGCCGCGCGCCGTGCCTGGCATGCGCGCGTGCTGCGGCTGCCGCTGATGGGCCGCTTCGTGCTGGGGGTGAACGCCGCGCGCTTTGCATCCACGCTGGCCATTCTGTGCGGCAGCGGCGTGGCGCTGCTGACCGCGCTGGAAGCCGCGCGCCGCACCTTGGGCAATGACGTGCTGCGCCAGGCGGTGGACGAAGCGTCGGCGCGCGTGCGCGAGGGCGCGGCGCTAGCGTCGTCGCTGGGCGCGCAGAAGGTGTTTCCGTCGCTGTTGGTGCACCTGATCGCTAGCGGCGAAAAAACCGGGCGGCTACCTGAACTGCTGGATCGCGGCGCGCAGAACCTGTCGCGCGATCTGGAACGCCGCGCCATGGCGATGACGGCGCTGCTGGAACCGGCGCTGATCCTGCTGATGGGCGGCTTTGTCCTGCTGATCGTGCTGGCGGTGATGATGCCGATTCTGGAGATGAATCAGCTGATCCGCTAG
- a CDS encoding P-II family nitrogen regulator — protein sequence MKQVTAIIKPFKLDEVREALAEVGVSGLTVTEVKGFGRQKGHTELYRGAEYVVDFLPKIRVEVVLPDSQVEAAIEAVVKAARTGKIGDGKIFVSPVEQAIRIRTGESDEEAL from the coding sequence GTGAAACAAGTCACCGCCATCATCAAACCCTTCAAGCTTGACGAAGTCCGCGAAGCGCTGGCCGAAGTCGGCGTCAGCGGCCTGACCGTAACCGAGGTCAAGGGTTTCGGCCGCCAGAAAGGCCACACCGAACTCTATCGGGGCGCGGAATACGTGGTGGACTTCCTGCCCAAGATCCGCGTTGAAGTCGTGCTGCCCGACAGCCAGGTCGAAGCCGCCATCGAAGCCGTGGTCAAGGCCGCGCGCACCGGCAAGATCGGCGACGGCAAGATCTTCGTGTCCCCGGTCGAACAAGCCATCCGCATCCGCACCGGCGAATCGGACGAAGAAGCGCTGTGA
- a CDS encoding type II toxin-antitoxin system HicA family toxin yields the protein MTYSEFKRWLERQGAVFVPHRSGSSHYRVTLNGVTTIFPFHGSKEMGKHLEHQLKKQLGLK from the coding sequence ATGACCTACAGCGAATTCAAAAGATGGCTGGAACGGCAAGGCGCGGTATTCGTACCGCATCGTTCAGGGAGTAGCCACTATCGTGTGACGTTAAACGGAGTGACTACGATTTTTCCATTTCACGGTTCAAAGGAAATGGGAAAACACCTGGAGCATCAGCTCAAAAAGCAGTTGGGTTTGAAGTGA
- the lpdA gene encoding dihydrolipoyl dehydrogenase — protein MSQITKTTTLLVIGGGPGGYVAAIRAGQLGVPTLLVEGAQLGGTCLNIGCIPSKALIHAAEEFDKARHYAGESAGQSGIGISVSAPAIDIARTVSWKDGIVGKLTGGVGALLKKNGVQVVQGWAHLLDGKTAEVTTADGGTMRIQCEHLLLAAGSEPTPLVSMPFGGIVESSTQALSPTSIPKQLVVVGGGYIGLELGTVYRKLGAEVAVVEAQDRILPTYDAELTKPVAAALTKMGVALHLNRKVLGLNAAGNAVRIQDASGAETLLPADRVLIAVGRRPRTQGWGLESLQLDRKGNALRIDDQCRTSMRDVWAIGDIAGEPMLAHRAMAQGEMVAELVAGKRRHFQPASIPAVCFTDPEVVVAGLSPSDAEAAGLDCLAASFPFAANGRAMTLESTDGFVRVVARRDNHLIVGWQAVGRGVSELSTAFGQSLEMGATLEDVAGTIHAHPTLGEAVQEAALKALGHALHI, from the coding sequence ATGAGTCAGATCACAAAGACTACGACCTTGCTGGTGATTGGCGGCGGCCCCGGCGGCTACGTGGCCGCCATCCGCGCCGGGCAATTGGGCGTGCCGACCCTGCTGGTTGAAGGCGCGCAACTGGGCGGCACCTGCCTGAACATCGGCTGCATTCCGTCCAAGGCGCTGATCCACGCGGCCGAGGAATTCGACAAGGCGCGGCACTATGCGGGGGAATCCGCGGGTCAGTCCGGCATTGGTATTTCAGTGTCCGCCCCGGCCATCGACATCGCGCGGACCGTGTCCTGGAAAGACGGCATCGTCGGCAAGCTGACCGGCGGCGTCGGCGCGTTGTTGAAGAAGAACGGCGTGCAAGTGGTGCAGGGCTGGGCGCACCTGCTGGATGGCAAGACCGCCGAGGTCACCACCGCCGATGGCGGCACCATGCGCATTCAATGCGAACACCTGTTGCTGGCGGCCGGGTCCGAACCCACGCCGCTGGTATCGATGCCGTTCGGCGGCATCGTGGAGTCATCCACCCAGGCCCTGTCGCCCACGTCCATCCCCAAGCAGTTGGTGGTGGTGGGCGGCGGCTACATCGGGCTGGAACTGGGCACCGTGTACCGCAAGCTGGGCGCGGAAGTCGCCGTGGTGGAAGCGCAGGACCGCATCCTGCCAACCTATGACGCCGAACTGACCAAGCCGGTGGCTGCCGCGCTGACCAAGATGGGCGTGGCCCTGCACCTGAACCGCAAGGTGCTGGGCTTGAACGCGGCGGGCAACGCGGTGCGTATCCAGGACGCATCCGGCGCCGAAACCCTGTTGCCGGCCGACCGCGTGCTGATCGCCGTGGGCCGCCGTCCGCGCACGCAGGGCTGGGGGCTGGAAAGCCTGCAACTGGATCGCAAGGGCAACGCGCTGCGCATCGACGACCAATGCCGCACGTCGATGCGCGACGTCTGGGCCATTGGCGACATTGCCGGTGAACCGATGCTGGCGCACCGCGCCATGGCGCAGGGCGAGATGGTGGCGGAACTGGTGGCGGGCAAACGCCGCCACTTCCAGCCCGCATCGATTCCCGCTGTGTGCTTTACCGACCCCGAAGTGGTGGTGGCGGGCTTGTCGCCGTCGGACGCGGAAGCAGCCGGGTTGGACTGCCTGGCGGCATCGTTCCCGTTTGCCGCCAATGGCCGCGCCATGACGCTGGAATCCACCGACGGTTTTGTCCGCGTGGTGGCCCGGCGCGACAACCATCTGATCGTGGGGTGGCAGGCGGTGGGGCGCGGGGTGTCGGAGCTATCGACGGCGTTTGGCCAATCGCTGGAAATGGGCGCCACGCTGGAAGACGTGGCGGGCACCATACACGCGCATCCGACCTTGGGCGAAGCGGTGCAGGAAGCGGCGCTCAAGGCACTGGGCCACGCGCTGCACATTTGA
- a CDS encoding PEP/pyruvate-binding domain-containing protein, with protein sequence MPLSPALRRVGLPRRLRVCPIILSAFGLLLATGSGSEALAQTARKPSPYENARPLRPDELATPPQEGAKRGGPAYLDRIGTQAEFQQLARVYNAGTPLEIPHVLFVIDRERGDRIYYVDTPRYSLHENFARAHRLLPGTDRAALIAQYKDPKRRLLFGTLSWQHDLPGYTYEFWEGDQVTPALLRLTEDKLRATFYEPVRFKTNSTAQEQTAQTASLAFVTQEALLREQTFLPLNTGHAQGRLRIVKSVDDTPDLAPTDIVVLDEVPVAISPVAGLVTQRPSTLLSHVNLLAKGWRIPNAYVRDAVAALGKYDGQWVELTVTSNGYQVQPIAKPEAKPEDNPEGKPNDPPKAAALPLPKPDLSVHTLKPLTGMATRDSRYCGVKAANLGALKSALPPLASVPDGFCIPFAQYAAFMKQLGIPQRIAALEQRPDFARDAKVRRAELAALRQDIITAPPDAALAAAWRERWQQQLKGRGVFVRSSSNSEDLPGFSGAGLYTTVPNVTRADALAQAVQTVWASVYNFEAYEARRAAGIGQDAVVMAVLVQQAAASDSSGVMITRDPFDASRRYVTYISAKRGLGIKVVEGKRQAEQLMYSTWSKAVQVLSRSAEDTQLVADAAGGVREVPIEGSRQVLNDALVARLAAVGKQIKLRLGNVDQDIEWAVQGDHIIVLQARPYIDGSR encoded by the coding sequence ATGCCGCTATCGCCTGCCTTACGCCGTGTTGGCCTGCCGCGCAGGCTGCGTGTTTGCCCGATTATTCTGAGCGCGTTTGGCTTGCTGCTTGCCACCGGCAGCGGCTCCGAGGCCCTGGCGCAAACCGCCCGCAAGCCTTCTCCCTACGAGAACGCCCGCCCCCTGCGCCCCGACGAACTCGCGACGCCGCCGCAGGAAGGCGCGAAGCGTGGAGGCCCGGCGTATCTGGATCGGATCGGCACGCAGGCCGAATTCCAGCAACTGGCCCGCGTCTACAACGCCGGCACGCCGCTTGAGATTCCGCATGTGCTGTTCGTGATTGACCGCGAGCGCGGCGACCGCATCTATTACGTCGACACGCCGCGCTATTCCCTGCACGAGAACTTTGCGCGCGCACACCGGCTGCTGCCGGGCACGGACCGGGCCGCGCTGATCGCGCAATACAAGGACCCCAAGCGGCGGCTCTTGTTCGGCACCCTGAGCTGGCAGCACGACCTGCCCGGCTACACCTACGAATTCTGGGAAGGCGACCAAGTCACGCCCGCACTGCTGCGCCTGACCGAAGACAAGCTGCGCGCCACGTTCTACGAGCCGGTGCGTTTCAAGACGAACTCCACGGCGCAAGAGCAGACCGCGCAAACCGCCAGCCTGGCCTTCGTGACGCAAGAGGCGTTACTGCGCGAGCAGACGTTCTTGCCGCTGAACACCGGCCATGCGCAGGGCCGCTTGCGTATCGTGAAGTCGGTGGATGACACGCCGGATCTGGCGCCCACCGATATCGTGGTGCTGGACGAAGTGCCCGTCGCCATCTCGCCGGTCGCGGGCCTGGTCACGCAGCGGCCCTCCACCTTGCTGTCGCATGTGAACCTGCTGGCCAAGGGCTGGCGCATTCCCAACGCTTACGTGCGCGATGCCGTCGCGGCGCTGGGCAAGTATGACGGCCAGTGGGTGGAACTGACGGTGACTAGTAACGGCTATCAGGTGCAGCCCATTGCCAAGCCGGAGGCCAAACCCGAGGACAACCCCGAAGGCAAGCCCAACGACCCGCCCAAAGCAGCCGCCCTGCCGCTGCCCAAGCCCGACCTATCGGTGCACACGCTGAAGCCGCTGACGGGCATGGCCACGCGCGACAGCCGGTACTGCGGGGTCAAGGCGGCCAACCTGGGCGCACTTAAATCGGCGCTGCCGCCGCTGGCCAGCGTGCCGGACGGCTTCTGCATTCCCTTTGCCCAGTACGCGGCATTCATGAAGCAGTTGGGCATCCCGCAACGTATCGCCGCGCTGGAACAACGGCCCGACTTCGCCCGTGACGCCAAGGTGCGCCGCGCCGAACTGGCCGCCTTGCGCCAGGACATCATCACCGCCCCGCCCGACGCCGCGCTGGCCGCCGCCTGGCGCGAACGCTGGCAACAGCAGTTAAAGGGACGCGGCGTGTTCGTGCGCAGCTCATCCAATTCCGAAGACCTGCCCGGCTTCAGTGGCGCGGGCCTGTACACCACGGTGCCCAACGTGACGCGGGCCGATGCCTTGGCGCAAGCCGTGCAGACGGTATGGGCGTCGGTCTACAACTTTGAAGCCTACGAGGCCCGGCGCGCGGCCGGCATCGGTCAGGATGCCGTGGTGATGGCGGTGCTGGTGCAACAGGCGGCGGCGTCGGACAGCTCGGGCGTGATGATCACGCGCGATCCCTTTGATGCGTCGCGCCGCTACGTCACGTACATTTCCGCCAAGCGCGGGCTGGGCATCAAGGTGGTGGAAGGCAAGCGCCAGGCAGAGCAACTGATGTATTCGACGTGGTCCAAGGCGGTGCAGGTGCTGAGCCGTTCCGCCGAGGACACGCAGTTGGTGGCGGACGCCGCGGGTGGCGTGCGCGAAGTGCCGATCGAAGGATCACGACAAGTGCTGAACGATGCGCTCGTCGCGAGGCTGGCCGCCGTGGGCAAGCAGATCAAGCTGCGTTTGGGCAATGTGGATCAGGATATCGAATGGGCCGTGCAGGGCGACCACATCATTGTCTTGCAGGCGCGGCCGTATATCGACGGCAGCCGGTAG
- the argH gene encoding argininosuccinate lyase, protein MANTPSPDQNQFANKAQAWSARFSEPVSELVKRYTASVDFDKRLARHDIQGSLAHADMLAAQGIIGAQDLADIQRGMTQILSEIDAGSFQWLLDLEDVHLNIEKRLVELVGDAGKRLHTGRSRNDQVATDIRLWLRDEIDNLQDLLRQLRHALAAVALENAGTIMPGFTHLQVAQPVTFGHHLLAYAEMFGRDAERLADCRRRVNRLPLGAAALAGTSFPIDRERVAKTLGFDGVCRNSLDAVSDRDFAIEFCAAGALIMTHVSRLSEELVLWMSPRVGFIDLADRFCTGSSIMPQKKNPDVPELARGKTGRVNGNLVALLTLMKGQPLAYNKDNQEDKEGLFDTVDTVRDTLTIFADMAAGIKVKADNMRAAALQGFATATDLADYLVKRGVPFRDAHEVVAHAVRDCEQRGCDLADLSTDELKAYHAQIGDDVHQVLTLEGSVAARKHVGGTAPERVAEEARRVLAETAEG, encoded by the coding sequence ATGGCAAACACTCCCTCCCCCGATCAAAACCAGTTCGCCAACAAGGCGCAGGCCTGGTCCGCCCGGTTCTCGGAACCGGTATCCGAACTCGTCAAACGCTACACGGCGTCCGTGGATTTCGACAAGCGCCTGGCGCGCCACGACATCCAGGGCTCGCTCGCGCATGCGGACATGCTGGCCGCCCAAGGCATCATCGGCGCGCAAGACCTGGCCGACATCCAGCGTGGCATGACCCAGATCCTGTCTGAAATCGACGCCGGCAGCTTCCAATGGCTGCTGGATCTGGAAGACGTGCACCTGAACATCGAAAAGCGCCTGGTGGAACTGGTGGGCGACGCGGGCAAGCGCCTGCACACCGGCCGTTCGCGCAACGACCAGGTGGCCACCGACATCCGCCTGTGGCTGCGCGACGAAATCGACAACCTGCAAGACCTGCTGCGCCAACTGCGCCACGCCCTGGCCGCCGTGGCCCTGGAAAACGCCGGCACCATCATGCCGGGCTTCACCCATCTGCAAGTTGCCCAACCCGTAACCTTCGGCCACCACCTGCTGGCCTACGCCGAAATGTTCGGCCGCGACGCCGAGCGCCTGGCCGACTGCCGCCGCCGCGTGAACCGCCTGCCGCTGGGCGCCGCCGCCCTGGCCGGCACGTCGTTCCCCATCGACCGCGAGCGCGTCGCCAAGACGCTGGGCTTTGACGGCGTGTGCCGCAATTCGCTGGACGCCGTGTCCGACCGCGACTTCGCCATCGAATTCTGCGCCGCCGGCGCGCTGATCATGACGCACGTGTCGCGCCTGTCCGAAGAGCTGGTGCTCTGGATGAGCCCGCGCGTGGGCTTCATCGACCTGGCCGACCGCTTCTGCACCGGCAGCTCGATCATGCCGCAAAAGAAAAACCCCGACGTGCCCGAGCTTGCCCGTGGCAAGACCGGCCGCGTCAACGGCAACCTGGTCGCCCTGCTGACCCTGATGAAAGGCCAACCCCTGGCCTACAACAAGGACAACCAGGAAGACAAGGAAGGCCTGTTCGACACCGTGGACACCGTGCGCGACACGCTGACCATCTTTGCCGACATGGCTGCCGGCATCAAGGTCAAGGCCGACAACATGCGCGCCGCCGCCCTGCAAGGCTTCGCCACCGCCACCGACCTGGCCGACTACCTGGTCAAGCGCGGCGTGCCCTTCCGCGACGCCCACGAAGTGGTGGCCCACGCCGTGCGCGACTGCGAACAACGCGGCTGCGACCTGGCCGACCTGTCCACCGACGAACTCAAGGCCTACCACGCCCAGATTGGCGACGACGTCCACCAGGTGCTGACGCTGGAAGGCTCGGTAGCCGCCCGCAAGCACGTCGGCGGCACCGCCCCCGAACGCGTGGCCGAAGAAGCCCGGCGCGTACTGGCGGAAACGGCCGAAGGCTGA
- a CDS encoding NAD(+) synthase, translated as MSNPFFNLYSHGFARVAVGVPECRIADPAFNATQTIELALQAAQGGAVLVAFPELGLSAYTCDDLFHQKALLDECEEALARVVAATAELDIAVIVGAPLRVSHQLFNCAVVAAGGRVLGVVPKSYLPNYGEFYEARQFSAADCAPVTDIRLLDQTVPFGAELLFQMEKLPLFQFHVEICEDVWVPIPPSSFAALAGATVLVNLSASNIVVGKSEYRHQLVAQQSARCLSAYMYTSAGRGESSTDLAWDGQALIYENGELLGESERFLGHSHLLFSDVDLERLSRERMRQTTFGQSVRRHQDEVRKFRPVAVPVNPPLADAELPLERRVARFPYVPADPQRRDARCKEVYSIQVQALVQRLSASKMSKVVIGISGGLDSTHALLVCAQAMDTLGLPRSNILAVTMPGFATSSRTLQQARRLMSVVGCTASEVDIRPSCLQMLKDLGHPYADGQPVYDITFENVQAGERTNHLFRIANFSNAIVIGTGDLSELALGWCTYGVGDHMSHYSVNASVPKTLITHLVRWVAESGRLGEDGAAVLLDVLGTDVSPELVPGSDEKPVQKSEDSIGPYELQDFNLYYTLRYGFAPTKVAFLAFAAWRDREVGAWPDAGHVVRNQYDLAAIKRNLKIFLDRFFRTTQFKRTCVPNSPKVGSGGSLSPRGDWRAPSDSESVVWMRDAERIPDAAPPG; from the coding sequence ATGTCGAACCCGTTCTTCAACCTGTATTCCCACGGCTTCGCCCGGGTGGCGGTCGGCGTACCCGAATGCCGCATCGCCGATCCGGCCTTCAACGCCACGCAAACCATTGAACTGGCCCTGCAGGCCGCCCAGGGCGGCGCGGTGCTGGTGGCGTTTCCGGAATTGGGCCTGTCGGCCTACACCTGCGACGATCTTTTCCACCAGAAAGCCTTGCTGGACGAATGCGAGGAAGCGCTGGCGCGGGTGGTGGCGGCCACGGCCGAACTGGATATCGCCGTCATCGTGGGTGCGCCGCTGCGCGTGTCGCACCAGTTGTTCAACTGCGCCGTGGTTGCCGCCGGCGGGCGCGTGCTGGGCGTGGTGCCCAAGAGCTACCTGCCCAACTACGGCGAGTTCTACGAAGCGCGCCAATTCAGCGCCGCCGATTGCGCGCCCGTCACCGACATCCGCCTGCTGGACCAGACCGTGCCCTTTGGCGCCGAGCTGCTGTTCCAGATGGAAAAGCTGCCGCTGTTCCAGTTCCATGTGGAAATCTGCGAAGACGTATGGGTGCCGATTCCGCCCTCGTCGTTCGCGGCGCTGGCCGGCGCCACCGTGCTGGTGAATTTGTCCGCGTCGAACATCGTCGTGGGCAAGTCGGAATACCGCCACCAGCTTGTGGCGCAGCAGTCTGCGCGCTGCTTGTCCGCCTATATGTACACGTCGGCCGGCCGGGGTGAATCGTCCACCGACCTGGCCTGGGACGGCCAGGCGCTTATCTATGAAAACGGCGAACTGCTCGGGGAATCCGAGCGCTTCTTGGGCCATTCGCATTTGTTGTTCTCGGACGTGGACCTGGAACGTTTGTCGCGCGAGCGCATGCGCCAGACCACCTTCGGCCAATCGGTTCGGCGCCACCAGGACGAAGTGCGCAAGTTCCGCCCCGTGGCGGTGCCGGTGAACCCGCCGCTTGCCGACGCCGAGCTGCCGCTTGAGCGGCGCGTGGCGCGGTTTCCCTATGTGCCGGCCGACCCGCAACGGCGCGACGCCCGCTGCAAAGAGGTCTACAGCATCCAGGTGCAGGCGCTGGTCCAGCGCCTGTCAGCCAGCAAGATGTCGAAAGTGGTCATCGGTATTTCTGGCGGGCTGGATTCCACCCACGCGCTGCTGGTCTGCGCGCAAGCCATGGATACGCTGGGGCTGCCTCGGTCCAACATCCTGGCCGTGACGATGCCGGGCTTTGCCACCAGTTCCCGCACGCTACAACAGGCGCGCCGCTTGATGTCGGTGGTGGGCTGCACCGCGTCCGAAGTCGACATTCGCCCCAGTTGCCTGCAGATGCTGAAAGACCTGGGCCACCCCTATGCGGACGGCCAGCCGGTCTATGACATCACGTTCGAAAACGTGCAGGCAGGCGAACGCACCAACCATCTGTTTCGCATCGCCAACTTCAGCAACGCCATCGTCATCGGCACGGGCGACCTCAGCGAACTTGCACTGGGTTGGTGCACGTATGGCGTGGGCGACCACATGTCGCACTACAGCGTGAACGCCAGCGTGCCCAAGACCCTGATCACGCACCTGGTGCGCTGGGTGGCGGAATCCGGCCGGCTGGGCGAGGACGGCGCGGCCGTGCTGCTGGACGTGCTGGGCACGGACGTCAGCCCTGAATTGGTGCCGGGCAGCGACGAAAAGCCCGTCCAGAAAAGCGAAGATTCCATCGGCCCCTACGAACTTCAGGACTTCAACCTGTACTACACGCTGCGCTACGGCTTTGCTCCGACCAAGGTGGCCTTCCTGGCGTTTGCCGCCTGGCGTGACCGCGAGGTTGGCGCCTGGCCCGACGCCGGGCACGTGGTGCGCAACCAGTACGACCTGGCCGCCATCAAGCGCAACCTGAAGATATTCCTGGACCGGTTCTTCCGCACGACCCAGTTCAAGCGCACTTGCGTGCCGAACTCGCCCAAGGTGGGCTCGGGCGGTTCGCTGTCGCCGCGCGGCGACTGGCGCGCACCCAGCGATTCGGAATCGGTGGTGTGGATGCGCGACGCCGAGCGCATTCCCGACGCCGCGCCGCCGGGCTGA
- a CDS encoding type II toxin-antitoxin system HicB family antitoxin produces MLTYPYTLTPDTNDTLLVLFPDFPEATSVGDDEQDAAVNALEALEAALEIYFDERRPIPLPSLDRPTPYSVTLPAVVTSKVFLSNEMIRQGVRKAEMARRLGVHMPQVDRLLNLRHSSRIEQVEAALEKLGRRLDVSIA; encoded by the coding sequence GTGCTGACCTATCCCTATACCCTCACTCCCGACACCAACGATACGTTGTTGGTGTTGTTTCCGGACTTCCCGGAGGCGACAAGTGTTGGGGATGACGAGCAAGACGCTGCCGTGAACGCCTTGGAGGCGCTTGAGGCCGCGCTGGAGATTTACTTCGACGAGCGCCGACCCATCCCGCTGCCCAGTCTTGACCGGCCAACACCGTACTCCGTGACGTTGCCGGCCGTCGTGACGAGCAAAGTGTTCCTGTCCAACGAGATGATCCGGCAAGGTGTGCGTAAAGCAGAGATGGCCCGCCGCTTGGGTGTTCATATGCCGCAGGTCGATCGTCTGTTGAACCTGCGTCATTCGTCACGGATCGAGCAGGTGGAGGCGGCACTGGAGAAGCTTGGCCGTCGCCTGGACGTATCGATCGCCTAG
- a CDS encoding mechanosensitive ion channel family protein yields MPVEWEELVTQLDAHMPHEAWAQTLVGVGVLVLTALFVQWVVARVVLLLAHRVLVLSGRGDWDKALQRRRAYQNLWYAVPFAVVSMGINLVPHAEKAVSIVGRLAHAGAWICVFVAFSGVLSAWQDTYSATTRAQTRSIKGYIQIGKLILAAVCTVLVLSILIDRSPLWMISGLGALSAVLLLVFKDTLLSLVASTQLTSNDMLRIGDWIEMPQSNADGFVKDIALHTVKVQNWDNTVTTVPTYKLFSESYRNYRHMFESGGRRIKRTLRIDATSVRFLTDEEAQRLMRFRLLHDYLQAKTQDIAQTNQTMGELASVPANRRRLTNIGTFRAYGVAFLKQNPEVRQDMAMMVRMMEPASDGIPVEVYCFTAVTAWVEYERIQGDIFDHLLAVLPELGLRLYQQPSGADFGALGSHLRENAIQAALAADRDRPAPALPDSSGAVSERGLTDGKMPT; encoded by the coding sequence ATGCCCGTGGAATGGGAAGAACTGGTAACCCAACTCGACGCCCACATGCCGCACGAGGCCTGGGCGCAGACGCTGGTGGGCGTGGGCGTGCTGGTGCTGACCGCGCTGTTCGTGCAGTGGGTGGTGGCGCGCGTGGTGCTGCTGCTGGCGCACCGCGTGCTGGTGCTGAGCGGGCGGGGCGACTGGGACAAGGCGCTGCAGCGCCGCCGGGCGTACCAGAACCTGTGGTACGCGGTGCCGTTCGCCGTGGTGTCGATGGGCATCAACCTGGTGCCGCACGCGGAAAAAGCCGTCAGCATTGTCGGGCGGCTGGCCCACGCGGGCGCCTGGATCTGCGTGTTCGTGGCGTTCTCCGGCGTGCTGAGTGCCTGGCAAGACACCTATTCCGCCACCACGCGGGCGCAAACGCGCTCCATCAAGGGCTATATCCAGATCGGCAAGCTGATTCTGGCAGCGGTGTGCACCGTGCTGGTGCTTTCCATCCTGATCGACCGTTCGCCCTTGTGGATGATTTCCGGCCTGGGCGCGCTGTCGGCGGTGCTGTTGCTGGTGTTCAAGGACACGCTGCTGTCGCTGGTGGCCAGCACGCAATTGACCAGCAACGACATGCTGCGCATTGGCGACTGGATCGAAATGCCGCAGTCCAACGCCGATGGTTTCGTGAAGGACATCGCCCTGCACACGGTCAAGGTGCAGAACTGGGACAACACCGTCACCACGGTGCCGACTTACAAGCTGTTCTCGGAAAGCTATCGCAACTACCGCCACATGTTCGAATCCGGCGGGCGGCGCATCAAGCGCACGCTGCGCATCGATGCGACCAGCGTGCGCTTCCTGACCGACGAAGAGGCCCAGCGCCTGATGCGTTTTCGCCTGCTGCACGACTACCTGCAGGCCAAGACGCAAGACATCGCCCAGACCAACCAGACCATGGGCGAATTGGCCAGCGTGCCCGCCAACCGCCGCCGGCTGACCAATATCGGCACCTTTCGCGCCTACGGCGTGGCGTTCCTGAAGCAGAACCCGGAAGTGCGGCAAGACATGGCGATGATGGTGCGCATGATGGAGCCCGCGTCTGACGGCATTCCGGTCGAGGTCTATTGCTTTACGGCCGTGACCGCCTGGGTGGAATACGAACGTATCCAGGGCGACATCTTCGACCATCTGCTGGCCGTGCTGCCCGAACTGGGGCTGCGCCTGTACCAGCAGCCGTCGGGGGCTGATTTTGGCGCCCTGGGCAGCCATCTGCGCGAAAACGCCATCCAGGCGGCGTTGGCGGCTGACCGGGACCGCCCGGCGCCAGCCTTGCCGGATAGCTCGGGCGCTGTGTCCGAGCGCGGCCTGACCGACGGCAAGATGCCCACCTAG